The following proteins come from a genomic window of Anaerobutyricum hallii:
- a CDS encoding autorepressor SdpR family transcription factor, with protein sequence MAFADTFKALSDPARREILQLLKNGRMSAGEIGSHFHMTGATVSYHLKILKKADLIWETKEKNFIYYDLNTSVVEELLLWLKDLKGDESHDEKI encoded by the coding sequence ATGGCTTTTGCAGATACTTTTAAGGCCTTGTCCGATCCTGCACGCCGAGAAATCTTACAGTTATTAAAGAATGGCCGAATGTCCGCCGGAGAAATTGGTAGTCATTTTCATATGACCGGTGCTACTGTTTCCTATCATCTAAAGATTTTGAAAAAGGCTGATCTGATATGGGAAACAAAAGAAAAGAATTTTATTTACTATGATTTGAATACTTCCGTTGTAGAAGAATTACTTCTATGGTTAAAAGACTTGAAAGGAGACGAATCTCATGATGAAAAAATATAA
- a CDS encoding SdpI family protein — protein sequence MMKKYKWFLLLGSLLSLSPILIGLLLWNQLPAKLPTHFSTGNTPDGWSSKAITVFGLPLFMFAMMWFCFLFTHVDPKRQNISPKLIRALVWFMAALSPIVVCSSYAIALGINVNITLLTYLIIGLMLLVIGNYLAKTKQNYSAGIRIPWILSSEENWNRTHRVSSRLFIFCGLAMIANGFLDSKILLFFIMAVLIVIPYAYSFFLFKKGI from the coding sequence ATGATGAAAAAATATAAATGGTTTTTGTTACTTGGCAGCCTTCTTTCTTTAAGCCCAATCTTGATCGGATTGCTTTTGTGGAATCAGCTTCCGGCAAAGCTCCCTACCCATTTTTCCACTGGAAATACTCCAGATGGCTGGAGCAGCAAGGCAATTACCGTTTTCGGACTTCCGCTTTTTATGTTTGCAATGATGTGGTTTTGCTTTCTTTTCACCCATGTTGATCCAAAACGCCAGAACATCAGTCCGAAGCTGATCCGGGCACTTGTGTGGTTCATGGCTGCACTTTCCCCGATTGTTGTGTGCTCTAGCTATGCTATTGCTCTTGGAATAAATGTGAATATTACTCTGCTCACTTATCTGATCATTGGACTCATGCTTTTGGTAATTGGCAATTATCTGGCAAAAACAAAACAGAACTATAGTGCTGGCATTCGGATTCCATGGATACTGTCCAGTGAAGAAAACTGGAATCGCACACACCGTGTCAGCTCCAGACTGTTTATCTTTTGTGGCCTGGCTATGATCGCCAATGGATTTCTGGACTCTAAGATACTGTTATTTTTCATCATGGCAGTGTTGATTGTTATCCCATATGCATATTCTTTTTTCTTATTTAAAAAAGGAATATGA
- a CDS encoding ATP-binding protein: MEHAFVAAIRAYYSNGVDFIEPLDVSTIFGNGLDNAIEASEKLPEEQRAILVKAGKMQNFFSVLIENNCLQDSGNTKSRTTKNDDFLHGFGISNMRKAVEKYDGQLMTKCENGKFTLKILILIP, translated from the coding sequence TTGGAACATGCCTTTGTAGCTGCAATAAGGGCATATTATAGTAATGGTGTAGATTTTATTGAGCCTTTGGATGTTAGTACCATTTTCGGGAATGGACTTGATAACGCCATAGAAGCAAGTGAAAAACTTCCTGAAGAACAGAGGGCGATACTTGTGAAAGCGGGGAAAATGCAAAACTTCTTTTCTGTACTGATTGAAAATAACTGCTTGCAGGATAGCGGAAACACAAAGAGCCGTACCACAAAGAATGATGATTTTCTTCACGGTTTCGGTATTTCTAATATGCGAAAAGCCGTTGAGAAATATGATGGTCAGTTGATGACCAAATGCGAAAACGGGAAATTTACATTGAAAATTTTAATACTAATTCCATAA
- a CDS encoding lantibiotic protection ABC transporter ATP-binding protein, with protein MNMILKTTNLCKSFNGQTAVNNISLNIERNSVYGLLGPNGAGKSTTLKMITGILRPTSGSIEFDGHAWKRSDLNHIGALIEMPPLYENLTAYENLKVRTTILGLTDKRIDEVLQIVRLTETGKKRAGQFSLGMKQRLGIAVALLNNPKLLILDEPTNGLDPIGIEELRELIRSFPAKGITVILSSHILSEVQQTADHIGIIAGGILGYEGKLNANENLEQLFMDVVKSNHREG; from the coding sequence ATGAATATGATTTTAAAAACAACAAATCTCTGCAAATCGTTCAACGGGCAGACAGCCGTAAATAACATATCGCTGAACATTGAAAGAAATTCCGTCTATGGATTGTTAGGACCAAATGGAGCCGGAAAATCTACAACACTCAAAATGATAACAGGTATTTTGAGACCCACATCTGGGAGTATTGAGTTTGACGGCCACGCATGGAAACGCAGCGACTTAAACCATATTGGAGCGTTAATTGAAATGCCGCCGCTTTATGAAAATTTGACCGCCTATGAAAATCTGAAAGTAAGGACTACTATTTTAGGGCTGACAGATAAGCGGATTGACGAAGTGCTGCAAATCGTCCGGCTGACGGAAACAGGCAAGAAAAGAGCCGGACAGTTTTCTCTTGGTATGAAACAGCGTCTTGGAATTGCAGTTGCATTACTAAACAACCCGAAGCTGCTCATACTTGATGAACCAACCAACGGGCTTGACCCGATTGGGATTGAAGAACTTAGAGAGCTTATCCGTTCCTTTCCTGCAAAGGGTATTACCGTTATTTTATCAAGTCATATTCTCTCCGAGGTACAACAGACCGCTGACCACATCGGCATTATTGCGGGTGGCATCTTAGGCTATGAGGGGAAACTTAATGCAAACGAAAATTTGGAACAGCTTTTTATGGACGTTGTAAAAAGCAATCACAGGGAGGGTTAA
- a CDS encoding lantibiotic immunity ABC transporter MutE/EpiE family permease subunit — protein sequence MDYLKSEHLKFKRTISNKLIFIVPLITAIFAWIMGGYMGYQYMTLYWWYAFLLPGAIAILCSLSHRKEENAGKYYSVFSMPVNLSRFEFAKGIILVEKLLVSAIFLALLISISNIIAPATAVYSLLHSITGSIGIILASVWQIPLCLYLARKTGMFVPIVLNTILGIVLSTATALGNTIAWWFVPYCWAAKLAEPLMGIEINGTYAGNCGFSIAIMISISLSILLFLILSYADAKDFSKGR from the coding sequence ATGGACTATCTAAAATCAGAACATTTGAAATTCAAGAGGACAATATCGAACAAACTGATTTTCATTGTTCCGCTAATTACGGCTATTTTTGCATGGATTATGGGTGGATATATGGGGTATCAGTACATGACGCTTTACTGGTGGTATGCGTTCCTGCTTCCTGGAGCAATCGCAATTTTGTGTTCTTTGTCACACAGAAAAGAAGAAAACGCCGGGAAATACTATTCGGTATTTTCTATGCCTGTAAATCTTTCGAGATTTGAATTTGCCAAGGGCATTATCTTAGTCGAAAAACTGCTTGTTTCAGCGATATTTTTAGCATTGCTTATTTCTATCAGTAATATCATTGCTCCGGCAACGGCAGTATATTCTCTTTTACACAGCATTACAGGAAGTATCGGAATTATCCTTGCGTCTGTCTGGCAAATCCCTTTGTGTCTGTACTTAGCACGCAAAACGGGAATGTTTGTGCCGATTGTGTTAAATACAATACTTGGGATTGTCCTATCTACTGCTACCGCATTAGGAAATACAATAGCATGGTGGTTTGTACCGTATTGTTGGGCAGCAAAACTGGCAGAGCCGCTTATGGGAATTGAAATAAACGGAACTTATGCGGGAAATTGTGGATTTTCTATAGCCATTATGATTTCCATTTCGTTGTCAATACTCTTGTTTCTTATTTTATCCTATGCCGACGCAAAGGATTTTTCCAAAGGGAGGTAG
- a CDS encoding lantibiotic immunity ABC transporter MutG family permease subunit yields the protein MGFIYALRSEQEKTKHTSFWAIHFCVPVMGALLFLAYYSQYASTADSKKLKMILEITTTFFPVLISVIVGLNVALEEKASHFQTLLAVPNRHKNMLAKLTYLYGSGVFALFFLFLLFVIGIHLLGMADTVQLGMLIGAAAGMAFCNFIIYILHLFLSFKFGLGLSLFWGVFESLQCILYSNIELKGVARYIPFAWSMNWVQDILSRQIFNYGTEKIWIAALTTGGLLLTLLWFSHWEGRKNYE from the coding sequence ATGGGTTTTATTTATGCGCTTCGTTCTGAACAGGAAAAAACGAAGCATACATCGTTTTGGGCTATTCATTTTTGTGTACCTGTTATGGGGGCATTGTTATTTCTTGCTTACTATTCCCAGTATGCCAGCACCGCAGACAGTAAAAAGCTCAAAATGATATTGGAAATTACGACAACGTTTTTTCCGGTGTTGATAAGCGTTATTGTTGGTCTGAACGTTGCACTGGAAGAAAAGGCTTCACACTTCCAAACGCTGCTTGCTGTACCAAACAGACACAAAAATATGCTTGCAAAATTAACTTATCTTTATGGTTCGGGGGTATTTGCATTGTTCTTTCTGTTCCTGTTATTTGTGATTGGCATACATCTTTTGGGAATGGCTGATACAGTGCAGCTCGGAATGCTCATTGGAGCCGCCGCCGGGATGGCCTTTTGTAATTTTATAATATACATCTTGCACCTGTTCCTTAGCTTCAAATTTGGATTAGGGTTATCCCTGTTTTGGGGCGTGTTTGAAAGTCTGCAATGTATCTTATATAGCAATATTGAGCTGAAAGGTGTAGCCCGGTATATCCCCTTTGCATGGTCTATGAATTGGGTACAGGATATTTTGAGCCGACAAATTTTCAACTATGGAACAGAAAAAATATGGATTGCAGCATTAACGACAGGCGGCTTATTGCTGACCTTATTATGGTTTTCTCATTGGGAGGGAAGAAAAAATTATGAATAA
- a CDS encoding NisI/SpaI family lantibiotic immunity lipoprotein, with the protein MNKSKKIMLLLLFTFIVCVALAGCTLQDRIEEYSSDKEQCYLNTENVTRFSYKGNDYTILADTVSNGGLGEWIGYIRQLAAIDENGKILLQENVEPATFQSLADLAEKAPEAAYIIPFLNVYAAPNADDYLIVDVNGGYHKAVISENVKDSDTVFDFKKTEESINDSFEVNPENATQLLWGGTVYQVTSDMVSDDELGSYIDILAESVTFDTETKIPLSKEDLSKIDWYGENAGQGRESWFYTDVYEIYGTDKAEAVAVNVNDNYYIAKRQ; encoded by the coding sequence ATGAATAAAAGCAAAAAAATAATGCTACTTCTGCTGTTTACCTTTATCGTTTGTGTGGCTCTTGCTGGCTGTACTTTACAGGACAGAATCGAAGAATATTCCAGTGACAAGGAACAATGTTATTTGAATACGGAAAATGTAACACGTTTTTCCTATAAAGGTAACGATTACACCATTTTGGCAGATACCGTATCAAATGGCGGGCTTGGAGAATGGATTGGATATATCCGGCAGCTTGCCGCCATAGACGAGAACGGAAAAATATTGCTGCAAGAAAATGTTGAACCGGCAACTTTTCAATCCTTAGCGGATTTGGCGGAGAAAGCACCAGAAGCCGCTTACATTATTCCTTTTCTCAATGTATATGCGGCTCCTAACGCAGACGATTATCTTATTGTAGATGTAAACGGAGGGTATCATAAAGCTGTTATCAGCGAAAATGTCAAAGATAGCGATACTGTTTTTGATTTTAAGAAAACAGAAGAATCTATAAATGACAGCTTTGAAGTCAATCCAGAAAATGCGACACAACTTCTTTGGGGCGGGACGGTTTATCAAGTAACGTCTGATATGGTATCAGATGATGAATTAGGCAGCTACATTGATATTCTCGCTGAAAGTGTTACATTCGATACAGAAACGAAAATCCCTTTGTCAAAAGAAGATTTAAGCAAGATTGACTGGTACGGGGAAAATGCCGGACAGGGGCGAGAGTCTTGGTTTTACACAGATGTCTATGAGATTTACGGAACCGATAAAGCGGAAGCGGTTGCGGTCAATGTAAATGATAACTACTATATTGCAAAGCGACAATGA
- a CDS encoding response regulator transcription factor — protein MAAILMIDDERAILELVKNGLRKDGHFVTTYTSAAQVPLDKLNRYDLIILDIMMPDVDGFSYCDKIRSLVDCPILFLTAKTMEHDITFGLGLGADDYLTKPFRIAELRARVNAHLRRERRERHTALTFDRIKIDLSEKELRVDNTPVALTKSEYLICEYLARNKGQVFSKEQIYEAVFSLEGDSDNSTISTHIKNIRSKLNKLDIQPIATVWGIGYKWE, from the coding sequence ATGGCGGCGATCCTTATGATTGATGATGAACGGGCTATTTTAGAGCTTGTCAAAAACGGGCTGCGAAAGGATGGGCATTTCGTGACCACTTATACCTCTGCCGCACAGGTACCGCTTGATAAGCTGAACAGATATGACTTGATTATACTGGATATTATGATGCCAGATGTAGACGGCTTTTCCTATTGTGATAAAATTCGTTCCCTTGTAGACTGTCCTATTCTTTTTCTGACAGCAAAGACAATGGAGCATGACATCACATTTGGGCTTGGTCTGGGAGCAGACGACTATCTGACAAAACCATTTCGTATTGCAGAATTGCGGGCGAGAGTAAACGCCCACCTACGGCGTGAACGTAGGGAACGACATACCGCACTTACCTTTGACCGCATAAAAATTGATTTATCTGAAAAAGAATTACGGGTAGATAACACGCCTGTTGCCTTAACAAAAAGCGAATATCTGATTTGTGAATATCTTGCAAGGAATAAAGGACAGGTATTTTCAAAAGAACAGATTTACGAAGCTGTTTTCAGCTTAGAGGGCGACAGTGATAATTCTACGATTTCTACTCATATCAAGAATATCCGGTCAAAATTGAACAAACTGGATATTCAGCCGATAGCGACAGTCTGGGGGATTGGATATAAATGGGAATGA
- a CDS encoding sensor histidine kinase has protein sequence MGMKKTTSLKASFWKFLCMLLIGLIGAVAIPFSLILAGTSTGLITYADYSERCTKDLAPVIAATPDLADVQLPMGCEYLVLDKNYQVTETTLEGDDLDRAMEYAISGQINTNLNKQYLLVTRKNEYVVLQYYIGSQFTNEWLYEHFPSPEILLYIFIAINCIAVRVILTAKFAKNMRTQLSPLFEATRQVAEQNLDFEVGHSKIKEFEDVLCSFANMKDNLKISLEKQWNAEQLQREQIAALAHDLKTPLTVIQGNIDLINETELDDEQRLYAGYITESSEQIGIYIKVLIDISRTIAGYQLHLEKFDIADYMGQIKAQASSLCLTKGICLQLETGANLGTLKADKLLLERAIMNVISNALDYSPPQGTIYVTVQKTDCFLHISITDEGGGFTPEALHHAQKQFFMGDKSRTSNMHFGMGLYITSSIIKYNGLIN, from the coding sequence ATGGGAATGAAAAAAACAACATCACTGAAAGCGTCTTTTTGGAAATTCTTATGTATGCTGTTGATTGGACTAATAGGTGCGGTGGCAATACCATTTAGTCTTATTTTAGCTGGAACCAGTACAGGGCTTATTACCTATGCGGATTATTCAGAACGCTGCACAAAAGATCTTGCTCCTGTTATTGCTGCAACGCCGGATTTGGCAGATGTGCAGCTTCCTATGGGCTGTGAATATTTGGTGCTGGATAAAAATTATCAAGTGACGGAAACGACCTTAGAGGGCGACGATTTGGACCGGGCTATGGAATACGCAATATCCGGGCAGATAAATACAAACCTCAACAAACAGTATTTGCTTGTGACCCGCAAAAATGAATATGTAGTGCTGCAATATTACATAGGTTCACAGTTTACAAATGAATGGCTTTATGAGCATTTTCCCTCACCGGAAATTCTGCTTTATATTTTTATAGCAATCAACTGTATTGCAGTACGCGTGATATTGACAGCGAAGTTTGCAAAAAATATGCGGACGCAGCTCTCTCCGCTTTTTGAAGCGACAAGGCAGGTAGCAGAACAAAATCTTGATTTTGAAGTGGGACATTCAAAAATCAAAGAATTTGAGGACGTACTTTGTTCTTTTGCAAATATGAAAGATAATCTGAAAATATCTTTAGAGAAGCAATGGAACGCGGAACAGTTACAGAGAGAACAGATTGCAGCACTCGCTCACGATTTGAAAACACCTTTGACCGTCATTCAAGGAAATATTGATTTGATAAATGAAACGGAGCTAGACGACGAACAACGTCTATATGCGGGTTACATCACTGAAAGCTCCGAACAGATAGGCATTTATATTAAAGTGTTAATTGACATTTCCCGGACAATCGCCGGGTATCAGCTTCATTTGGAGAAATTTGATATAGCTGATTACATGGGCCAGATTAAAGCGCAGGCAAGCTCTTTATGCCTTACCAAAGGAATTTGTCTGCAACTGGAAACGGGGGCTAACCTGGGCACACTTAAGGCGGATAAGCTGCTGTTGGAACGGGCAATTATGAACGTGATAAGCAATGCGTTAGACTATTCTCCACCACAGGGGACAATTTATGTAACGGTGCAAAAAACGGACTGCTTTTTACATATATCTATAACGGACGAGGGAGGCGGCTTCACACCGGAGGCCCTACATCATGCACAGAAACAGTTTTTCATGGGCGACAAAAGCCGTACTTCTAATATGCACTTTGGTATGGGACTTTATATCACAAGCAGCATTATCAAGTATAATGGTCTCATAAATTAA
- a CDS encoding transposase, producing the protein MSRQRRNFNAKFKSDLVIELLKGEKDLNTLATENNIQPNLLRNWKKEFLNNASVVFDDKREENLKEKLAEERKEKAEYAKKVGQLTMQVDWLKKKSEEICGPDYESKFSPKPFDD; encoded by the coding sequence ATGTCCAGACAAAGAAGAAATTTTAATGCCAAATTCAAATCAGACCTTGTAATTGAGCTGCTTAAGGGTGAGAAAGATCTCAATACCCTTGCAACTGAAAATAACATCCAACCAAATCTGCTCCGCAACTGGAAAAAAGAGTTCTTGAACAATGCTTCGGTTGTGTTCGACGACAAGCGTGAGGAAAACCTCAAAGAAAAGCTTGCCGAAGAGCGTAAGGAGAAAGCGGAGTATGCCAAAAAGGTTGGTCAGTTAACCATGCAGGTTGACTGGCTCAAAAAAAAATCTGAAGAAATTTGTGGACCTGACTACGAGAGTAAGTTTAGTCCAAAACCTTTTGACGACTAA
- a CDS encoding IS3 family transposase, producing the protein MTTKEIPASVGARLLDINRTSIYYKGAPISDEELACKEIIDHLHTDNPTWGARQMSAQLKTRGYQVGRRKARRYMNEMDIYPIYPKMNLSKRMQQAKVCPYLLRNAVIDKPNQAWSIDITYIPIKRGFLYLTAVIDWYSRCIVGWEVDDTLDTRMVISALKKAFKVAKPQILNSDQGCQFTSQQYIDFVKENGIRQSMDGKSRWADNIMIERWFRSFKYEEAYLTQYNNIREARAAIRQYIHTYNFERRHSALDYQTPAECYYPAMLMPYVA; encoded by the coding sequence TTGACGACTAAGGAAATTCCGGCTTCTGTTGGCGCCAGGTTGCTTGACATCAACCGTACAAGCATTTATTACAAGGGTGCCCCTATTTCAGATGAGGAACTGGCCTGCAAAGAGATCATTGATCATCTCCATACAGATAATCCCACTTGGGGCGCAAGACAAATGTCTGCACAGTTAAAAACCCGTGGTTACCAGGTTGGACGCCGCAAGGCAAGACGCTACATGAATGAGATGGATATTTACCCGATTTATCCAAAGATGAATCTTTCCAAGCGAATGCAGCAGGCGAAAGTATGTCCATATCTTCTTCGTAATGCGGTCATAGACAAACCAAATCAGGCATGGTCTATTGACATTACATATATTCCGATCAAGCGCGGATTTCTGTATCTGACAGCCGTGATCGACTGGTATAGCCGTTGTATTGTCGGCTGGGAAGTGGATGACACACTTGATACCAGAATGGTTATCAGTGCCCTGAAAAAAGCTTTCAAAGTGGCAAAACCTCAGATCTTGAATTCAGATCAGGGTTGTCAGTTTACAAGTCAGCAATACATTGACTTTGTAAAGGAAAACGGTATCCGCCAGAGTATGGATGGAAAAAGCCGCTGGGCAGACAACATCATGATTGAGCGCTGGTTCCGCAGCTTCAAGTATGAGGAAGCCTATCTGACACAGTACAACAACATCAGGGAAGCAAGGGCTGCTATCAGACAGTATATCCACACCTACAACTTTGAGCGACGCCATTCTGCACTTGATTACCAAACACCGGCTGAATGCTACTATCCGGCAATGTTGATGCCATATGTAGCTTAG
- a CDS encoding recombinase family protein, with product MGEKKRVRMLLRVSSNQQLEEDGDLGIQRQLVKEFIAQHEEWHLDSKEYFEGSNSGYSNAVENRDILQQALRDAQRNEYDILAVYKDDRIGRRMWEIGAYVMQLKSYGVDIYTVKDGCISPESDDIMGQMMLALRYGNAQKSSSDTGMRVKDTAQKLVQQGKFVGGKAPYGYKLELSGEISKHGRALHHLVIIPERAKAVKHIYELSLDKEYGSSKIARELNLDEEYKELAPSEVWRGGTVTSILTNPIYAGYTAYKRREKKENGKSKRLDSSEWILSEEPNPEIQIISPDDWNLVQIKRKQRGMKYRTAPQNKGVKVIARNEGMLPLIDVIYCGYCGCKCTNGSRYNYWTIKDTGERRASRQAIYKCQDAWQGVPHYKVYQFKAERIEKIVFQAIAEYIDKLQENEDIFEQISENGRKAKKEKAKELSREQERLKHIQQKISVMEDKIPEAMLGEYPVPVDKLVELIEKQKQEKEQQEKVIAEKQKELDGADVSFNEWDSLRMQIPTWKDVFLNADNPTKRVLVNKLIEKISVKEDEVVIRFKININEIRSKALKKSGSIAPENKLEDKSVILDSLKIYPKKE from the coding sequence ATGGGCGAGAAAAAGAGGGTGCGGATGTTGCTTCGTGTAAGTTCTAATCAACAGTTGGAGGAAGATGGAGACTTAGGTATCCAGAGACAGTTGGTGAAAGAATTTATCGCACAACATGAGGAATGGCATCTGGATTCAAAGGAATACTTTGAGGGAAGTAATAGTGGATACAGTAATGCCGTAGAGAATCGTGATATTTTACAGCAGGCATTGCGAGATGCACAAAGAAACGAGTATGATATTCTTGCAGTCTATAAGGATGACCGAATCGGTAGAAGAATGTGGGAAATTGGTGCATATGTTATGCAGCTTAAAAGCTATGGTGTGGATATATATACGGTAAAAGACGGCTGTATCTCACCAGAGAGTGATGACATTATGGGGCAGATGATGTTAGCTCTGCGTTATGGCAATGCACAAAAGAGCAGTTCTGATACGGGAATGCGTGTCAAAGATACGGCACAAAAGCTAGTACAGCAGGGGAAGTTTGTCGGGGGGAAGGCTCCGTATGGATATAAATTGGAGCTGTCTGGAGAAATCAGTAAGCATGGCAGAGCATTACACCATCTTGTGATTATTCCCGAAAGGGCAAAGGCAGTAAAACATATATACGAGCTTTCTCTTGATAAAGAGTATGGTTCTTCAAAGATTGCCAGAGAACTGAATCTGGATGAGGAATATAAAGAACTTGCTCCATCTGAGGTATGGAGAGGTGGAACGGTAACCAGCATTTTAACGAATCCGATTTATGCAGGTTATACAGCTTATAAACGTAGAGAAAAGAAAGAAAACGGAAAAAGTAAGCGGTTAGATAGTTCTGAATGGATTCTCTCGGAAGAACCAAATCCAGAGATACAGATTATTAGTCCTGATGACTGGAATCTGGTTCAGATAAAAAGAAAGCAGAGAGGGATGAAGTATCGTACCGCTCCGCAGAATAAAGGTGTAAAGGTTATCGCAAGAAATGAGGGGATGCTTCCCCTCATTGATGTTATTTACTGTGGATACTGTGGCTGCAAATGTACAAATGGAAGTAGATATAACTATTGGACAATTAAAGATACGGGAGAAAGGAGGGCGAGCAGACAGGCAATATATAAGTGCCAGGATGCATGGCAGGGAGTTCCACATTACAAAGTCTATCAATTTAAAGCAGAAAGAATTGAAAAGATTGTGTTTCAGGCGATTGCCGAGTACATAGATAAGCTTCAGGAAAACGAGGATATTTTCGAGCAGATTTCCGAGAATGGGCGAAAGGCAAAAAAGGAGAAAGCGAAAGAACTTTCAAGAGAACAGGAAAGACTCAAGCATATCCAGCAAAAGATTTCTGTCATGGAAGATAAGATTCCAGAAGCGATGCTTGGAGAGTATCCTGTACCTGTAGATAAGCTGGTAGAACTGATTGAAAAGCAGAAGCAGGAAAAGGAACAGCAGGAAAAAGTGATTGCAGAGAAACAAAAGGAACTTGACGGAGCGGATGTCTCTTTTAATGAGTGGGATAGTCTGCGTATGCAGATTCCAACATGGAAGGATGTATTTCTGAATGCTGATAATCCAACAAAACGTGTTCTTGTGAATAAGCTTATTGAAAAAATATCTGTAAAAGAGGATGAAGTTGTGATAAGATTTAAGATAAATATAAACGAGATACGGTCAAAAGCTTTAAAGAAATCCGGAAGTATAGCGCCAGAGAATAAGCTGGAAGATAAGTCAGTTATCTTAGATAGTCTCAAGATTTATCCAAAGAAAGAATGA
- a CDS encoding DUF6718 family protein yields the protein MCYLVAKKFGSVGCSALQTTHGQHLVELKKRIIDKVGTDKIQLVTISRPSAYGEYEPYHFCDTEDEFERTVAKM from the coding sequence ATGTGTTATCTAGTTGCTAAAAAGTTTGGTAGTGTAGGATGTTCTGCTTTACAAACTACTCATGGACAACATTTAGTGGAATTGAAAAAAAGAATAATTGATAAAGTAGGGACAGATAAGATACAGTTGGTTACCATTAGCCGTCCATCTGCATATGGAGAATATGAGCCGTATCATTTTTGTGACACAGAAGATGAATTTGAGAGAACAGTAGCAAAGATGTAA